A stretch of Phragmites australis chromosome 12, lpPhrAust1.1, whole genome shotgun sequence DNA encodes these proteins:
- the LOC133887244 gene encoding uncharacterized protein LOC133887244 produces the protein MRELCFSNDSSDEEEDLVLATLTAWHADVKASRREPWGGSVPGHRRIHRDRMEGHNRLYNDYFADSSVYPDYIFCRRFRMKRDLYCKIVKEVEDHDPWFQQRRNAAGELGLSSLQKVTAALRMLAYDALADSLDECLRLGESTIIESMRRFVRAIVEVFGDEYLHAPNEEDTARLLDMNQC, from the exons ATGAGAGAGCTATGTTTCTCCAatgattcttctgatgaggaagaagatttaGTCCTAGCGACTCTTACCGCATGGCATGCGGACGTCAAAGCTTCTCGCAGAGAGCCATGGGGCGGGTCCGTCCCCGGGCACCGGCGCATACACAGGGATCGAATGGAGGGCCACAATCGGTTGTACAACGACTACTTTGCAGACTCCTCGGTGTACCCTGACTACATTTTTTGTCGCAG GTTCAGGATGAAACGTGACCTGTACTGCAAGATTGTGAAGGAGGTTGAGGACCATGACCCGTGGTTCCAGCAAAGGAGGAACGCTGCAGGAGAGCTTGGGCTATCATCCTTGCAAAAAGTAACTGCGGCTCTCCGTATGTTAGCATACGATGCTCTTGCAGATTCTCTCGACGAGTGCCTCCGGCTAGGGGAGAGCACCATCATTGAGAGCATGAGGCGGTTCGTGCGTGCTATTGTCGAGGTGTTCGGTGATGAGTACCTCCATGCTCCGAACGAGGAGGACACTGCACGATTGCTGGATATGAACCAGTGTTga